From Planococcus halocryophilus, the proteins below share one genomic window:
- the murA gene encoding UDP-N-acetylglucosamine 1-carboxyvinyltransferase, with protein MDQIIVKGGQKLKGKVRVEGAKNAVLPVLAGALLASNRKSIIKEVPNLADVYTIQEVLRSLNVSVEYFPEKNEMIIDASGTLSSEAQFEYVRKMRASILVMGPVLARNGFARVALPGGCAIGSRPIDQHLKGFEAMGASITFGNGFVEAKTNGRLRGAKIYLDFPSVGATENIMMAAALAEGTTIIENAAKEPEIVDVANYINEMGGRVIGAGTDTMRIEGVEEMHGATHYIIPDRVEAGTFMVAAAITEGDVIIENAVPEHMAALISKMGEMGVDIQETEEGLRIRSNRPLRSIDIKTMPHPGFPTDMQSQMMSLMLTATGNGILTETVFENRFMHVEEFRRMNASVKIEGRSVIMKGPSKLQGAEVAATDLRAAAALILAGLAADGITRVNELYHLDRGYVGFHTKLAALGADIERVTVEQVEEKVEQLV; from the coding sequence GTGGATCAGATTATCGTAAAAGGCGGCCAAAAATTAAAGGGAAAGGTACGGGTAGAAGGAGCTAAAAACGCAGTTTTACCGGTATTGGCTGGAGCATTACTAGCTTCAAACAGAAAGAGCATTATTAAAGAAGTACCAAATTTAGCAGACGTTTATACAATTCAAGAAGTTTTAAGAAGCTTAAACGTATCTGTTGAATATTTCCCGGAAAAAAATGAAATGATAATTGATGCATCAGGAACTTTATCAAGCGAAGCCCAATTCGAATACGTTCGTAAAATGCGCGCTTCTATTTTAGTAATGGGACCGGTTCTTGCACGCAATGGTTTTGCGCGTGTAGCTTTACCAGGTGGTTGTGCAATAGGCTCACGTCCAATCGATCAACACTTAAAAGGATTTGAAGCAATGGGCGCGAGTATTACCTTTGGTAATGGTTTCGTAGAAGCTAAAACAAATGGCCGTTTACGCGGAGCGAAAATCTATTTAGATTTCCCAAGTGTTGGTGCTACGGAAAACATTATGATGGCTGCTGCGTTGGCTGAAGGTACAACTATTATCGAAAACGCTGCTAAAGAGCCGGAAATTGTTGATGTGGCTAACTACATCAATGAAATGGGCGGTCGCGTTATCGGTGCAGGTACGGATACAATGCGTATTGAAGGTGTAGAAGAAATGCATGGAGCTACGCATTATATTATTCCGGATCGTGTTGAAGCTGGAACGTTTATGGTAGCTGCAGCAATTACTGAAGGCGATGTAATCATCGAAAACGCCGTTCCTGAACACATGGCTGCCTTAATTTCTAAAATGGGTGAAATGGGTGTCGATATTCAAGAAACTGAAGAAGGATTACGTATTCGCTCTAACCGTCCACTTCGTTCAATTGATATTAAAACAATGCCACATCCAGGATTCCCAACAGATATGCAATCACAGATGATGTCATTAATGCTTACTGCAACAGGTAACGGCATCTTGACAGAAACTGTTTTTGAAAATCGCTTTATGCACGTGGAAGAATTCCGTCGCATGAACGCTTCAGTGAAGATTGAAGGGCGTTCTGTCATCATGAAAGGGCCATCTAAACTACAAGGCGCAGAAGTTGCCGCTACAGACTTAAGAGCTGCAGCTGCATTGATTCTTGCAGGTCTTGCTGCAGATGGAATTACACGAGTTAACGAACTTTATCATTTAGATCGTGGATATGTAGGCTTCCATACAAAACTTGCTGCTTTAGGCGCTGATATTGAGCGTGTAACTGTTGAACAAGTTGAAGAAAAAGTCGAGCAATTGGTCTAA
- a CDS encoding DUF1146 family protein, which translates to METMIGQNALISIFSHIFFTGVAFYAMRALMIEKLIHKHHILQAQILYIFLSISIGTLVSTFFLNISSWSRQLPYLF; encoded by the coding sequence ATGGAAACCATGATCGGGCAAAACGCTTTAATATCAATCTTTAGTCATATTTTCTTCACGGGTGTTGCTTTCTATGCAATGCGTGCATTAATGATTGAGAAATTGATTCACAAACACCATATTTTACAGGCACAAATTTTGTATATTTTTCTTAGTATTTCAATCGGGACCTTGGTATCTACTTTCTTCCTAAATATTTCATCTTGGTCACGGCAATTGCCTTACCTGTTTTAA
- a CDS encoding F0F1 ATP synthase subunit epsilon has protein sequence MKTIAVNIVTPDGPVYDSEVSMVIAVTATGEMGILPGHIPTVAPLGIGAVRLKKENSTELVAVNGGFLEIRPEKVTILAQSAERATDIDLSRAQESAKRAEALLQANKDEIDFKRAELALKRAMNRINVYEGNI, from the coding sequence ATGAAGACCATTGCAGTCAATATTGTCACTCCCGACGGCCCGGTATACGATTCAGAAGTATCTATGGTTATTGCAGTTACAGCAACAGGTGAGATGGGTATTTTACCAGGTCACATTCCTACAGTTGCTCCACTTGGAATCGGTGCAGTCCGATTGAAGAAAGAGAACTCTACAGAATTAGTTGCTGTAAACGGTGGATTTCTTGAAATCCGCCCTGAAAAAGTGACTATCCTTGCACAATCGGCTGAACGCGCGACAGATATTGATTTGTCTCGTGCTCAAGAATCCGCAAAACGTGCAGAAGCACTCTTACAGGCAAATAAAGATGAAATCGACTTTAAACGTGCAGAATTGGCGTTAAAGCGTGCGATGAATCGTATCAACGTTTATGAGGGTAACATTTAA
- the atpD gene encoding F0F1 ATP synthase subunit beta, with product MNTGHVLQVMGPVVDVKFANGQLPAIYNALTVNIDRPGQAQVVLTLEVALHLGDDSVRTIAMESTDGLQRGSVVTDLGRAISVPVGDVTLGRVFNVLGEIIDLGEEIPLTERRDPIHRSAPTFEHLSTEVEILETGIKVVDLLAPYIKGGKIGLFGGAGVGKTVLIQELINNIAQEHGGLSVFAGVGERTREGNDLFHEMSESGVIKKTAMVFGQMNEPPGARMRVALSGLTMAEYFRDEQGADVLLFIDNIFRFTQAGSEVSALLGRMPSAVGYQPTLATEMGQLQERITTTSAGSVTSIQAIYVPADDYTDPAPATTFAHLDATTNLERKLSEMGIYPAVDPLASTSRALSPEIVGAEHYAISREVQETLQRYRELQDIIAILGMDELSDEDKLTVNRARRIQNFLSQNFHVAEQFTGQKGSYVPVQETIKGFRGILDGKYDHLPEDAFRLVGRIEEVIAKAKSMGVEV from the coding sequence ATGAACACAGGACACGTTCTTCAGGTTATGGGACCAGTTGTAGATGTTAAGTTTGCTAACGGCCAACTTCCAGCTATCTATAATGCCCTAACTGTAAATATTGATCGTCCCGGACAAGCTCAAGTCGTTTTGACGCTTGAAGTGGCTCTTCACCTTGGTGACGATTCAGTCCGTACAATCGCGATGGAATCTACTGATGGATTACAACGTGGTTCAGTAGTAACTGACTTGGGCAGAGCAATTTCTGTTCCAGTTGGAGATGTAACATTAGGTCGTGTATTCAACGTACTTGGTGAAATTATCGATTTAGGGGAAGAAATTCCGTTAACAGAGCGTCGTGACCCGATTCACCGTTCTGCACCTACATTCGAACATTTATCCACAGAAGTTGAAATTCTTGAAACAGGTATTAAAGTTGTTGACTTGCTTGCCCCTTATATTAAAGGTGGTAAAATCGGTCTCTTCGGTGGTGCCGGTGTAGGTAAAACAGTTCTTATCCAAGAATTAATCAACAACATCGCTCAAGAACACGGTGGTTTATCCGTATTCGCTGGTGTTGGTGAACGTACACGTGAAGGAAATGACTTATTCCATGAGATGAGCGAATCTGGCGTTATCAAGAAAACGGCAATGGTTTTCGGTCAAATGAACGAGCCACCAGGCGCACGTATGCGTGTTGCTTTGTCTGGTTTGACAATGGCTGAATATTTCCGTGACGAACAAGGCGCGGACGTTCTTCTTTTCATCGACAATATCTTCCGTTTCACACAAGCAGGATCTGAAGTATCGGCATTACTTGGTCGCATGCCATCAGCAGTTGGTTACCAACCAACACTTGCTACAGAAATGGGTCAATTACAAGAGCGTATTACAACAACAAGCGCAGGTTCAGTAACATCTATCCAAGCAATTTATGTACCAGCCGATGACTATACGGATCCGGCTCCGGCTACAACTTTCGCTCACTTAGATGCAACGACTAACCTTGAGCGTAAACTTTCTGAGATGGGTATTTACCCAGCGGTAGATCCTTTAGCTTCAACTTCTCGTGCATTGTCACCTGAAATTGTTGGTGCAGAACATTACGCAATCTCACGTGAAGTTCAAGAAACTTTACAACGTTACAGAGAATTACAAGATATCATTGCAATCCTTGGTATGGATGAGTTAAGTGACGAAGACAAGCTGACGGTTAACCGTGCACGCCGCATTCAAAACTTCTTATCTCAAAACTTCCACGTTGCTGAACAGTTCACTGGCCAAAAAGGTTCTTATGTTCCAGTTCAAGAAACGATCAAAGGATTCAGAGGAATTCTTGATGGGAAATATGACCACTTGCCAGAAGATGCTTTCCGTTTAGTCGGCCGCATTGAAGAGGTTATTGCAAAAGCTAAAAGCATGGGCGTAGAAGTCTAA
- the atpG gene encoding ATP synthase F1 subunit gamma yields the protein MASLRDIKNRITSTKKTSQITKAMQMVSASKLSRAEVNAKAFVPYMHKIQDVVASIAAGSSDTSNPMMIARPVKKTAYLVITSDRGLVGGYNSNVLRTVMSKIRERHTSNDDFVILSVGRKGKEFFAKQGMTILESAIALPDHPTFADIKEITRKAVGMFSDGTYDEVYMYYNHFVSAIQQEVTEKKVLPLTDIQPTGSTASYEFDPSAEAILEVLLPQYAESLIFGAVLDGKASEHAASMTAMKSATDNASDLINGLTLQYNRARQAAITQEITEIVGGASALE from the coding sequence GTGGCATCATTACGCGATATAAAAAACCGAATTACGTCAACAAAGAAAACAAGTCAGATCACAAAAGCCATGCAAATGGTTTCTGCATCTAAACTAAGCCGTGCGGAAGTGAATGCGAAAGCGTTCGTTCCATACATGCACAAAATTCAGGATGTGGTAGCATCAATCGCAGCCGGGTCTTCAGACACTAGCAACCCGATGATGATTGCTCGCCCTGTAAAGAAAACCGCTTATTTAGTGATTACATCAGATCGTGGTCTTGTAGGCGGATATAACAGTAATGTTCTTCGTACAGTTATGAGTAAAATCCGTGAACGACACACCTCTAATGACGACTTTGTTATCCTAAGCGTTGGTCGGAAAGGAAAGGAATTTTTTGCGAAGCAAGGAATGACAATTCTTGAAAGTGCAATTGCACTTCCGGATCATCCGACGTTTGCGGATATTAAAGAAATAACGCGCAAAGCTGTTGGTATGTTCTCAGATGGTACGTATGACGAAGTTTATATGTACTACAATCACTTTGTTTCAGCAATTCAACAAGAAGTCACAGAGAAAAAAGTCTTGCCGCTGACGGATATTCAACCGACTGGATCAACTGCATCTTATGAGTTTGATCCTTCAGCAGAAGCGATTTTGGAAGTTCTTCTTCCACAATACGCAGAAAGCTTGATCTTTGGGGCTGTTCTTGACGGCAAAGCGAGTGAACATGCTGCTTCCATGACAGCAATGAAGAGTGCGACCGATAATGCGTCTGATTTGATTAATGGACTGACACTTCAATATAACCGTGCACGCCAAGCAGCAATCACTCAGGAAATCACTGAGATTGTCGGCGGAGCATCTGCTTTAGAATAA
- the atpA gene encoding F0F1 ATP synthase subunit alpha, which translates to MSIKAEEISGLIKQQIENYQSEMKVDDVGTVITIGDGIARAHGLDNIMAGELVEFSTGAIGMAQNLEANNVGIIILGPYKDIKEGDEVRRTGRIMEVPVGNELIGRVVNPLGQPVDGLGPINTTKSRPIESPAQGVMARKSVHEPLQTGIKAIDALVPIGRGQRELIIGDRQTGKTSVAIDTILNQADQDMICIYVAIGQKESTVRNVVETFRKNGALDYTIVVTASASQPAPLLYLAPYAGITMAEEFMFEGKHVLIVYDDLTKQASAYRELSLLLRRPPGREAYPGDVFYLHSRLLERSAKLNETLGAGSITALPFVETQAGDIAAYIPTNVISITDGQIFLQSDLFFSGVRPAINAGLSVSRVGGSAQIKAMKKVAGTLRLDLAAFRELESFSQFGSDLDAATAAKLERGKRTVEVLKQDLNNPIKVEKQVVIFYALTRGFLDDIAINDISRFEAELTSWLDLNHTEILDTIRTTQGLPADDAFAAAINEFKRTFAKSE; encoded by the coding sequence ATGAGCATCAAAGCTGAAGAAATCAGCGGTCTGATTAAACAACAGATTGAAAATTATCAATCAGAGATGAAAGTTGACGACGTTGGTACAGTAATCACCATTGGTGATGGTATCGCACGCGCTCATGGCCTCGACAACATCATGGCTGGAGAACTTGTAGAGTTCTCTACTGGTGCTATTGGTATGGCGCAAAACTTGGAAGCCAACAACGTTGGTATTATTATCCTTGGCCCATACAAAGACATCAAAGAAGGCGATGAAGTACGTCGAACTGGCCGTATTATGGAAGTACCAGTAGGAAACGAACTTATTGGACGTGTAGTAAATCCACTTGGACAACCTGTTGACGGTCTTGGACCAATCAACACAACAAAATCTCGTCCAATTGAAAGCCCTGCACAAGGCGTTATGGCCCGTAAATCGGTTCATGAACCACTTCAAACAGGTATTAAAGCGATTGATGCACTTGTGCCAATCGGTCGTGGACAGCGCGAATTGATCATCGGTGACCGTCAGACAGGTAAAACTTCTGTTGCAATCGATACGATCTTAAACCAAGCTGACCAAGATATGATTTGTATCTATGTGGCAATCGGACAAAAAGAATCTACTGTACGTAACGTAGTAGAAACTTTCCGTAAAAATGGAGCTCTTGATTACACAATCGTTGTAACGGCTTCAGCTTCACAACCAGCTCCATTATTATACTTGGCTCCATATGCAGGTATCACAATGGCTGAGGAATTCATGTTTGAAGGCAAACATGTGTTGATCGTCTATGATGATTTAACAAAACAAGCATCTGCTTACCGCGAACTTTCACTATTGCTTCGTCGTCCACCAGGCCGTGAAGCTTACCCAGGTGACGTTTTCTACTTGCACTCACGTTTACTTGAACGTTCTGCGAAATTAAACGAAACGCTTGGAGCAGGGTCTATCACAGCATTGCCGTTCGTAGAAACGCAAGCTGGCGATATCGCTGCATATATTCCTACAAACGTTATCTCGATTACAGATGGTCAGATTTTCCTTCAGTCCGATCTATTCTTCTCGGGTGTACGCCCAGCAATCAACGCTGGTCTTTCTGTATCACGTGTTGGTGGTTCAGCTCAGATCAAAGCAATGAAAAAAGTTGCGGGTACATTGCGTCTTGACTTAGCGGCTTTCCGTGAACTTGAGTCATTCTCTCAGTTTGGTTCAGATCTTGATGCTGCAACTGCTGCGAAACTTGAGCGTGGGAAACGTACAGTTGAGGTCTTGAAACAAGACTTAAACAACCCAATCAAAGTTGAAAAACAAGTTGTTATTTTCTATGCGTTAACTCGTGGATTCCTTGACGATATCGCTATCAACGACATTTCTCGCTTTGAAGCTGAATTGACAAGCTGGTTGGATCTAAACCACACAGAAATTTTGGATACTATTCGCACAACTCAAGGCTTACCTGCTGATGACGCATTTGCTGCAGCGATTAATGAATTCAAACGCACATTTGCTAAATCTGAGTAA
- a CDS encoding F0F1 ATP synthase subunit delta has product MSQVAERYALALFQVAQKHESSLDIEHDLREVKKVFEMTPELYNLIVSPKLSSDKRTNLINEVFSGANPFVVNTLQLMAQRKRLNEVSSMVDEFVALSNDAQGIEDAEVYSTRPLTEEERSSISSVFAKKIGKQSLRIENIIDPSLLGGLRIQIGNRIYDSSVSTKLARLKRQLIG; this is encoded by the coding sequence GTGAGTCAAGTTGCAGAACGATACGCTTTAGCATTGTTCCAAGTCGCTCAAAAACATGAATCGTCTTTGGATATCGAACATGATTTACGTGAAGTAAAAAAAGTCTTTGAAATGACTCCAGAACTTTACAATTTGATTGTCTCTCCAAAACTTTCATCTGATAAAAGAACAAACTTAATCAATGAAGTGTTTAGTGGGGCAAATCCGTTTGTCGTAAATACACTTCAATTGATGGCACAACGCAAACGTTTAAATGAAGTTAGCTCAATGGTAGACGAATTCGTTGCATTGTCTAATGATGCACAAGGAATTGAAGATGCAGAAGTTTATTCTACACGTCCTTTGACTGAAGAAGAACGCTCTTCTATCTCTTCCGTATTCGCTAAAAAAATTGGTAAACAATCTTTACGAATTGAAAACATTATTGATCCATCATTACTTGGTGGATTGCGTATTCAAATCGGAAACCGTATTTATGACAGCAGCGTGAGCACGAAATTGGCACGTCTAAAACGTCAACTAATCGGTTAA
- the atpF gene encoding F0F1 ATP synthase subunit B, which produces MFFDYLVLGAAGEFLNIGDILATLVIFIGLMLLLKKFAWGPLMGVMQQREELIKSEIETAENSRLESQKLLEEQRSLLKDARTQAQEIVENAKKQGEVSREEIITTARAESGRMKEAAVQEIANERDKAISAVREEVVALSLLAATKVLEKEISEEDNRQLINETIAKAGEVQ; this is translated from the coding sequence GTGTTTTTTGATTACCTCGTACTCGGCGCAGCCGGGGAGTTTTTGAATATTGGAGACATTCTCGCTACACTTGTCATCTTCATCGGGTTAATGTTGCTTTTGAAGAAATTCGCATGGGGTCCTTTGATGGGCGTAATGCAGCAACGTGAAGAATTGATCAAGAGTGAAATTGAAACAGCTGAAAACAGCCGTTTAGAATCTCAAAAGTTGCTTGAAGAGCAGCGTAGCCTTCTTAAAGATGCGCGTACGCAAGCACAAGAAATCGTTGAAAACGCTAAGAAGCAAGGCGAAGTTTCGCGTGAGGAAATTATTACAACTGCGCGTGCTGAGTCTGGACGTATGAAAGAAGCAGCAGTTCAAGAAATTGCTAACGAAAGAGATAAAGCTATTTCAGCTGTTCGTGAAGAAGTTGTGGCATTGTCATTACTTGCTGCAACGAAAGTGCTGGAAAAAGAAATCTCTGAGGAAGACAACCGTCAGTTGATTAACGAAACGATTGCGAAGGCAGGCGAAGTTCAGTGA
- the atpE gene encoding F0F1 ATP synthase subunit C — protein sequence MGLLAAAIAVGLAALGAGIGNGLIVSKTVEGIARQPEARGVLQTTMFIGVALVEALPIIAVVIAFIVMNR from the coding sequence ATGGGTTTATTAGCAGCAGCAATTGCAGTAGGTTTAGCAGCACTAGGAGCAGGTATTGGTAACGGTCTTATCGTTTCAAAAACAGTTGAAGGTATCGCTCGTCAGCCAGAAGCACGTGGCGTTTTACAAACAACAATGTTTATCGGGGTTGCATTGGTTGAGGCATTACCAATCATCGCTGTAGTTATCGCGTTCATCGTAATGAACCGTTAG
- the atpB gene encoding F0F1 ATP synthase subunit A encodes MEHGAPMLEVFGIWFNLSNVMMLLVAALIVFLIAFIATRNLQLKPTGMQNFMEWIMDFVKGIINSNMDWKDGGRFHVLGITLIMFIFVANMLGLPFAIVVNGDLWWKSPTADPTVTMTLAATVLILSHYYGIKLKGLKGYAGGYIKPMPFLFPLKVIEEFANTLTLGLRLYGNIYAGEILLTLLAGLASASIFGFAAAILPMMLWQGFSIFIGAIQAFIFVMLTMVYLSHKVADDH; translated from the coding sequence GTGGAACATGGCGCTCCTATGCTCGAGGTGTTCGGGATCTGGTTCAACCTATCGAACGTTATGATGCTACTTGTAGCCGCTCTTATCGTCTTCCTTATTGCTTTTATCGCTACACGCAATTTGCAGCTGAAACCAACGGGCATGCAAAACTTCATGGAATGGATCATGGATTTCGTGAAAGGGATTATTAATAGCAATATGGATTGGAAAGATGGTGGCCGATTCCATGTTCTTGGAATCACCTTAATTATGTTCATTTTTGTTGCGAACATGTTAGGTCTTCCATTTGCAATAGTTGTTAACGGAGATCTTTGGTGGAAATCGCCAACAGCTGATCCAACAGTAACAATGACATTAGCCGCTACGGTACTCATCTTGAGCCATTATTATGGTATCAAGTTGAAAGGGTTAAAAGGATATGCCGGAGGCTATATTAAGCCAATGCCATTCTTATTCCCACTAAAAGTCATTGAAGAATTCGCAAATACGTTGACACTCGGTCTGCGTCTTTACGGGAACATCTATGCGGGGGAAATCTTGTTAACTTTGTTAGCAGGTCTCGCATCAGCAAGTATTTTTGGATTTGCAGCAGCTATCCTGCCAATGATGTTATGGCAAGGCTTCTCGATTTTTATCGGGGCAATTCAAGCGTTCATTTTCGTTATGTTAACGATGGTCTATTTATCGCATAAAGTTGCCGACGACCATTGA
- a CDS encoding ATP synthase subunit I, whose amino-acid sequence MDGLREIYTRLKKMIIFILAFYVIGLGFTSYQEVFAGLIIGTLFGIYNMWILVRRMEKFDRAVAEGSKVRSLGTALRFASGIAAVAIAILFAEHIHLVSTVIGLMVPYALLLTERIVYHVKHH is encoded by the coding sequence ATGGATGGACTAAGGGAGATATACACAAGACTAAAAAAGATGATTATTTTCATCTTAGCGTTCTACGTTATTGGTTTGGGGTTTACCTCTTATCAAGAAGTGTTCGCGGGTCTCATAATCGGAACTTTGTTCGGCATTTATAACATGTGGATTCTTGTTCGTCGGATGGAGAAATTTGACCGTGCGGTGGCTGAAGGCTCGAAAGTTCGTTCGCTTGGAACGGCATTACGGTTTGCATCAGGTATTGCTGCAGTAGCGATTGCTATTTTGTTCGCAGAGCACATTCACTTGGTCAGTACGGTAATAGGGTTGATGGTCCCTTATGCTCTGTTATTAACAGAGCGGATTGTTTATCACGTGAAACACCATTAA
- a CDS encoding AtpZ/AtpI family protein gives MRPTKKPLQAMAIYSAILSQLVGSVLIGVFTGMWLDEKVGTAPFFMIICLFIGITAGVWAMLQTVRKFESGDK, from the coding sequence ATGCGCCCAACAAAAAAGCCCTTACAAGCGATGGCAATTTACAGCGCCATTCTGTCACAACTTGTTGGGTCCGTACTCATCGGGGTGTTCACGGGTATGTGGCTTGATGAAAAGGTAGGAACCGCACCATTTTTCATGATCATCTGCCTATTCATAGGCATCACTGCCGGTGTTTGGGCAATGCTTCAGACCGTCCGCAAATTCGAATCAGGAGACAAGTAG
- the wecB gene encoding non-hydrolyzing UDP-N-acetylglucosamine 2-epimerase — translation MTKKWKVMTIFGTRPEAIKMAPLVLELQKHPETIEPLVTVTAQHREMLDQVLETFKITPDFDLNIMKDRQTLTDVTMRAMQGLDVVMKEAKPDIVLVHGDTTTTFAASLAAFYNQVAVGHVEAGLRTHNKYSPFPEEMNRQLTGVMADIHFSPTEKSAQNLLDENKKAETIYVTGNTAIDALQTTVRETYSHPILEKIGSDRMILLTAHRRENLGQPMRNMFRAIKRLIEEHDDIQVVYPVHMNPAVREVADEVLGRDSRIHLIEPLEVLDFHNFAARSFFILTDSGGIQEEAPSLGKPVLVLRDTTERPEGISAGTLKLAGTDEETIYGLAKELLTDEAAYKAMSQASNPYGDGKASARIVEALHKYFSKL, via the coding sequence TTGACTAAAAAATGGAAAGTTATGACAATATTTGGTACGAGACCAGAAGCGATTAAAATGGCGCCGCTTGTTTTGGAACTTCAAAAACATCCGGAAACCATTGAACCACTTGTAACGGTAACGGCACAGCACAGAGAAATGCTTGATCAAGTATTAGAGACATTCAAAATCACGCCTGACTTTGATTTGAACATCATGAAAGATCGTCAAACATTGACCGATGTCACAATGCGTGCAATGCAAGGGCTCGATGTGGTAATGAAAGAAGCGAAGCCAGATATTGTGTTAGTGCATGGCGATACGACGACAACTTTCGCTGCGAGCCTTGCTGCTTTTTATAATCAGGTAGCGGTCGGACACGTCGAAGCGGGCTTGCGAACGCACAACAAATACTCGCCGTTTCCTGAGGAGATGAACCGTCAACTGACGGGAGTCATGGCAGATATTCATTTTTCACCAACTGAAAAATCAGCTCAAAACTTGCTTGATGAAAACAAAAAAGCAGAAACAATTTATGTTACTGGCAATACAGCAATCGATGCTCTTCAAACGACGGTACGCGAAACGTATTCGCACCCGATTTTAGAGAAAATCGGAAGCGATCGTATGATTTTATTAACAGCACATCGCCGTGAAAATCTAGGTCAGCCAATGCGCAATATGTTCCGTGCGATTAAACGCTTGATCGAAGAACACGATGATATTCAAGTGGTGTATCCAGTGCATATGAATCCAGCTGTACGTGAAGTCGCGGATGAAGTATTAGGTCGTGATTCACGCATTCATTTGATTGAACCGCTAGAAGTTTTGGATTTCCACAACTTTGCAGCACGCTCATTTTTTATTCTGACCGATTCTGGTGGCATACAAGAAGAAGCACCGTCACTTGGCAAGCCGGTTTTGGTTTTGCGTGACACGACTGAACGTCCTGAAGGTATTAGTGCAGGAACGTTGAAACTCGCCGGTACAGATGAAGAAACGATTTACGGATTAGCGAAAGAATTGTTGACGGACGAAGCTGCCTACAAAGCAATGTCTCAAGCATCTAATCCGTATGGAGATGGTAAAGCATCTGCACGGATTGTCGAAGCGCTGCACAAGTATTTTTCAAAATTGTAA
- the upp gene encoding uracil phosphoribosyltransferase → MGKVYVFDHPLIQHKVTYIRDKSTGTKEFRELVDEIATLMAFEITRDLPLQEIDVETPVQMAKSNVLAGKKLGVVPILRAGIGMVDGILKLIPAAKVGHIGLYRDPVTLQPVEYYLKLPSDVQEREFIVVDPMLATGGSAIEAVNSMKKRGAVKIRFMCIIAAPEGVEALQEAHPDVDIFIAALDEKLNEKGYIVPGLGDAGDRLFGTK, encoded by the coding sequence GTGGGAAAAGTATATGTTTTTGATCATCCATTGATCCAACATAAAGTGACTTACATCCGTGATAAGTCGACAGGTACAAAAGAATTTCGTGAATTGGTGGATGAAATTGCTACATTGATGGCATTTGAAATCACACGCGACTTGCCATTACAAGAAATCGATGTGGAAACACCGGTACAAATGGCTAAATCAAATGTTCTTGCAGGGAAAAAATTAGGCGTTGTTCCTATTTTGCGCGCAGGAATTGGTATGGTAGATGGTATTTTAAAATTGATCCCAGCTGCTAAAGTGGGCCATATCGGTTTATACCGTGATCCAGTTACATTGCAACCAGTCGAATATTACTTGAAACTACCTTCTGATGTTCAAGAACGTGAATTTATCGTAGTTGATCCCATGCTTGCTACAGGTGGATCGGCAATTGAAGCAGTTAACTCGATGAAAAAACGAGGCGCTGTAAAAATTCGCTTTATGTGTATCATTGCGGCTCCTGAAGGTGTAGAAGCTTTACAAGAAGCGCATCCGGATGTAGACATCTTCATCGCGGCTTTAGATGAAAAGTTAAATGAAAAAGGATATATTGTCCCAGGTCTTGGAGATGCTGGCGACCGTTTATTCGGAACAAAGTAA